The sequence GCTGCCGGGAACGCCGTGGCCACCTCGGACGCCGTGGACGGCGCTATCGGCGGGACGGACGACGCGGGCGAGATCCTGCTGGTGCTGCGGATCCTGGACCGGATGGGGCGGGGCAGGGAACCGGCACCCGGTTCGGTTCCGGAGCCGGGTGACCGGATCGCCTGGACGCTGTTCGAGCACGACCAGCGCGGCGGCCCGAAGCTGCCGGACCCGGAGGAGACCCCGTGGACCCATGGCGGCCCACCGGGCGCGGCCGACGGACTCCGTGAACATCCCGACCCCGTGACCCCCGAGGACCTGCTGTGACGGCCACGTTCGACCCGGGCGCCGCGGCGGCGCGGGCGACCGACGCGATCCTCGGCGACACCCTGCGCGGCACCTCGCGCGGCATCGTGGTGGATTCGCCGCCGGGCGCCGGGAAGTCGACCCTCGTGGTCCGCGCCGCGCTGGAACTGGCCGCCGCGGGGCACCCGTTGATGGTGATCGCGCAGACCAACGCGCAGGTCGACGACCTGGTGGTGCGGCTGGCGGAGAAGGACCCGGGGCTGCCGGTGGGCCGGTTGCACAGCAACGACTCCGACCCGTACGACAAGGTGCTGGACGGGCTGGCGAACGTACGGAAGTCGGCGAAGGCGGCGGATCTGGCCGGGCTCGACGTGGTGATCTCGACGGCCGCCAAGTGGGCGCACGTGAAGAACGTGGAGCCGTGGGGGCACGCGATCGTGGACGAGGCGTACCAGATGCGTTCGGATGCGCTGCTGGCCGTCGCCGGGCTCTTCGAGCGGGCGCTGTTCGTGGGCGATCCCGGCCAGCTGGACCCGTTCTCGATCGTCGGCGCGGACCAGTGGGCGGGGCTGAGCTACGACCCCTCGGCGAGCGCGGTCTCCACGCTGCTCGCGCACAATCCGCAGCTGCCGCAGCACCGGCTGCCGGTGTCCTGGCGGCTGCCCGCGTCGGCCGCGCCGCTGGTGTCGGACGCGTTCTACCCGTACACCCCGTTCCGCAGCGGTACGGGCCACGGGGACCGGCGGCTCTCGTTCGGGGTCGCGTCGGACGGTTCGGGCCCGGACCGGGTGCTGGACGAGGCGGCGGAGTCCGGCTGGGGGCTGCTGGAGCTGCCGGCCAGGCACACCCCGCGCACCGACCCGGAGGCGGTACGGGCGGTGGCCCTGGTGGTGCGCCGGATGCTGGACCGGGGCGGCGTCGCGACGAGCGAGCGGTCAAAGGACCCGGTCCCGGTGACGGCGGACCGGGTCGCGGTCGGCACGGCCCACCGCGATCAGGCGGCGGCGGTCCGGGCGGCCCTGGTGGAGCTGGGCGTCACGGGGGTGGCGGTGGACACGGCGAACCGGCTCCAGGGCCGCGAGTTCGATGTGACGGTGGTCCTGCATCCGCTGTCCGGACGCCCGGACGCGACCGCCTTCCACCTGGAGACGGGCCGGCTGTGTGTGCTGGCCTCGCGCCACCGGCACGCCTGTGTCGTGGTGTGCCGCGAGGGCGTGGCGGACCTGCTGGACGAGCATCCGTCGACGGAGCCGGTGCAGCTGGGGGTCACGGTGAAGTTCCCGGACGGGTGGGAGGCGAACCACGCGGTGCTGGCACATCTGGCGGAACACCGGGTCCGGTGGCGGCCCTGACGGACGGCGTACGCCCACGCCCCGGCCCCGGGGCGGGAAGCCCCCTTGCGCGGGGCTGGACAATGGAGGGTGGCCGTCCGGCCGCCCGAAGGAGGGACACCCCATGGCACAGCCCGAGCGGAACGAGCGGCAGAGGCTGCGTCCCGCGCCGCTGCTCTTCGAGCCGTCGGAGGCGGCAGCCGATCCCGAGCACTTCTTCGACCTGGAGTCGTTGGAGGACCCGAAGGACCTGCTGGCCCGCGCGACCGAGCTGACGCATGCCTTCCGGGCGGCGACCGACCGGGCGGTCGAGTTCCAGGCGATGGCCGCCGCCCAGCTGGCCGACCCGCGCCGGTTCGACCGGCTGACGGTGACGGATGTCGCCGAGCGCGCGGAGTGGACCGAGGACTACGCCAAGAAGATGATCGAGTTCGGCCGGTCCCTGCTGAACACCCCGAGGCCCTGACCGGACCCCCGGAAGCCCTCCTGACCGGACATTCCGCGGCGCTGACCGGCCTGGGGCACGGTCGCTTTCGTTGACTTCGGGTACGACCCCTGGCATATGCCGTCGGGCAAGATACTCGCTCGCCTCCCACCATGTCCCAGTTTTGGCAACTCTCGGAATCGATCTCGTCACTCCCGGTAGACCTGGGTCCATGAGCGCTTGGCTGAAAGACGAAACGACCCTGCAGGCCGGTGCCACCCCGCACCACGGCGTCGACATCTTCGCCCTGCTGCGGGACCAGGCCACCCATCACACCGCACAGGTCACCGCGGCCGGCGCCGCGTGGCTGGCCGGGGCCACGGCCTATCCGCGCAGCACGCTCTCCCAGTGGGAAGCCCGTCCCGGCTCGCCCGGCGTACTGCCGTGCGGCTCCGCGTTCGACGTGGTGAACGTTCCCGCGCTGTTCGGCCGCCGGATGCTGGAGCAGCTCTGGGCCGAGGGGCCGGGCTCCGGACCGGTCGCCACGCACCGGGGCCGGATGATGCTGTTCACGGCCCCCGGAACGGCCCAGCGGCTGCCCTCGCTGCTGGCCTGGGAGGAGTGGGGCACCGGGGGGCCCGAGCAGCGCCGGGGGCAGGAGAGGACCGTCCCGCCACTGCTCTGTCACGGCACCGGCGACGCGGTGACCGTCCCACCCCTGACCTGCACTTCCACCCACTCCGGGCCCCGCTGGGTGGTCGCCCCCGACACCCGTAGCCCATGGCTCCCCGGACCGGACGTCATGCTCTGGGCCTGCGTACGGGTGGGCCGGTCGGCACCCCTGGCGGCCGACGGGAGTTCGATTTTTCCTCCGGCCGATCAGGATGCTAATGTCTACGACGTCACCAGGCGCCGTTAGCTCAGTTGGTTAGAGCAGCTGACTCTTAATCAGCGGGTCCGGGGTTCGAGTCCCTGACGGCGCACAGACGGAAGAAGCCCCCTCGCGAGAGCGAGGGGGCTTCTTCGTGCGCCCGGCGGAAGCCGTGCGGAAGCGACGCGGCCCGAGGGGGACGCCCCTTACGCACCGGTGGTGATCCGGACCGTCCAGGAGCCCGACGGGGTGCGGTCGGCGACCTCGACTCTGGTCCGCTCGCCGGGCACGGTGAATGTCTCGCCGACCCCGAGCGGGGCGTCGGCGAGCGGCGGGTAGACCGACCGGTCCCAGCAGGACTGGGTGTCGGGGTGGGTGTCGATCACCTCGACCGGGCCGCCGCCGGACGGTGTCTCGTTGCGGATCCGGTAGATCAGGACGCCCTCCGAACAGGTCGCGCTGTCGTTGCCGACGGCGCTGCGCGCCTCGATGGCCAGCGCGCTGCCCTCGCCCGTCCTGACGACGGCGAGCCGGGTCCCGACGGACCCGGCGGGCACCGGGGCGGCGGCGATGGGTTCCAGGGTGAGATCGGCCGTTCCCTGGACACAGACCACCTGGCGCCGGTCGAGCCAGCCCAGCTTCCACTTGTGCCAGCCGAACAGGTCCGGCGCCAGTCCGAACTGGCTGCCCATGACGTCCCAGTCGCCGACGTAGGTGTCCCAGTCGCCCTTGCCGTCCGTGGGCCGGTGGTAGAGGTCGGCGAGGTCGAAGACGTGCCCGGTCTCGTGCGCGAGGACATTGCGGTCCGGCGGGTGCTGCTCGAAGACGGTGACGACGCGCCTGATGTCCGTGCCGTCGGCGCGCAGCGGCCGGTCGAAGTTGACGACCTTGGTGGCGTCGGAATCGACACCGGGAGCGTCCGGATCGGCGACCAGATAGACGATGTCGTACGCGGAGAAGTCGACGTCGTCGTCGGCGGCGGCGATCGCGTCGCGCAGGTAGGCGGTGCGCCGCCCCGAGTCCCAGTCACGCTGTATCCCGTAATGGGCGGAGGGGTGCGGCATCCGCGTCCATCGCCGCTGCGGGTGCGGGCGGAGGGTGAAGGTGCCGTAGCTGGCGCGCTCGAAGAAGTGCGTGGTCGCGGGGAAGTGGTCGGCGGCCAGCATCTCCGGAGTGACGGCGGGCTCGGAGTCCGGGAACGAGAGGAAGATCATGACGGCGTCCAGGCCGCGGTCGGGGCGCGGATAGGCGCCGTTCCAGTTGTCCAGCCCCAGCGAGTGGTGCGCCGCCGTCCGGGGCAGTGCGCACGGGCCCGC is a genomic window of Streptomyces sp. NBC_01237 containing:
- a CDS encoding AAA domain-containing protein codes for the protein MTATFDPGAAAARATDAILGDTLRGTSRGIVVDSPPGAGKSTLVVRAALELAAAGHPLMVIAQTNAQVDDLVVRLAEKDPGLPVGRLHSNDSDPYDKVLDGLANVRKSAKAADLAGLDVVISTAAKWAHVKNVEPWGHAIVDEAYQMRSDALLAVAGLFERALFVGDPGQLDPFSIVGADQWAGLSYDPSASAVSTLLAHNPQLPQHRLPVSWRLPASAAPLVSDAFYPYTPFRSGTGHGDRRLSFGVASDGSGPDRVLDEAAESGWGLLELPARHTPRTDPEAVRAVALVVRRMLDRGGVATSERSKDPVPVTADRVAVGTAHRDQAAAVRAALVELGVTGVAVDTANRLQGREFDVTVVLHPLSGRPDATAFHLETGRLCVLASRHRHACVVVCREGVADLLDEHPSTEPVQLGVTVKFPDGWEANHAVLAHLAEHRVRWRP
- a CDS encoding M6 family metalloprotease domain-containing protein; the encoded protein is MPRQHRPGGVERPSLRSVAAALTSLMALAATSLVAGPAQAATGDAGPCALPRTAAHHSLGLDNWNGAYPRPDRGLDAVMIFLSFPDSEPAVTPEMLAADHFPATTHFFERASYGTFTLRPHPQRRWTRMPHPSAHYGIQRDWDSGRRTAYLRDAIAAADDDVDFSAYDIVYLVADPDAPGVDSDATKVVNFDRPLRADGTDIRRVVTVFEQHPPDRNVLAHETGHVFDLADLYHRPTDGKGDWDTYVGDWDVMGSQFGLAPDLFGWHKWKLGWLDRRQVVCVQGTADLTLEPIAAAPVPAGSVGTRLAVVRTGEGSALAIEARSAVGNDSATCSEGVLIYRIRNETPSGGGPVEVIDTHPDTQSCWDRSVYPPLADAPLGVGETFTVPGERTRVEVADRTPSGSWTVRITTGA